In Bacillota bacterium, one DNA window encodes the following:
- a CDS encoding N-acetylmuramoyl-L-alanine amidase: MLNRLVLVSVFLFLLTGLVGKSVEASQVAVVTGSTVNLRGGAGTSHPVVGQAAQGARLPVVGKSGDWVQVRRASGQPAWVAGWLIRVEAAPATAVPAQPAGAFGGQVAVVTGSTVNLRGGAGTSHPVVGQAAQGVRLPVVGKSGDWVQVRRASGQPAWVAGWLVRVEAAPATAAPAQPAGAFGGQVAVVTGSTVNLRGGAGTSHPVVGQAAQGVRLPVVGKSGDWVQVRRASGQPAWVAGWLIRVEAAPATAAPAQPPPAPAQPAPTVPATPPGSSNPVTPPDLTVRALVGTAVVDVAAVDIRSQPGHQHAAIAQATRGFRLALVAERGDWYQIRLPSGTVGWLESSTVRAEIDTSDLPPVDGGTDPQPDRGGEISFDARLSGDRVIITVSSTAPIEYTAFRLPNPGRIVIDVDGSAGGQVPASQTLQSPVVGAIRTGEADGRFRLACDVPQGLAYTRYRTELAADRRTLTVEIFAVGNIMQDRVIVLDAGHGGRDPGAIGPTGVREKDVILAITLEAARLLRQQGAEVILTRQSDAAVELLQRAEIANQAGADVFVSIHGNANVDRSKHGTSTYWWPYPDVTTPGQIAARERLAGALQAALLGELQRHDLGLYQARFAVLRATNMPSVLLEVAFVSNPVEERLLADPAFQNRAAAAIAAGLQAYFQEY; encoded by the coding sequence ATGCTTAATCGGCTGGTCTTAGTATCCGTCTTCTTGTTCCTGCTTACCGGCTTGGTCGGAAAGAGTGTTGAGGCAAGTCAGGTGGCGGTGGTTACTGGTTCGACGGTGAATTTGCGGGGTGGTGCGGGCACGAGCCACCCGGTGGTGGGTCAGGCGGCCCAGGGTGCACGGCTGCCGGTAGTGGGCAAATCGGGTGACTGGGTGCAGGTGCGCCGGGCGAGCGGCCAGCCGGCGTGGGTGGCGGGCTGGCTGATACGGGTGGAGGCGGCCCCGGCTACGGCGGTCCCGGCGCAGCCGGCTGGGGCGTTCGGGGGTCAGGTGGCGGTGGTTACTGGTTCGACGGTGAATTTGCGGGGTGGTGCGGGCACGAGCCACCCGGTTGTGGGTCAGGCGGCCCAGGGTGTACGGCTGCCGGTAGTGGGCAAATCGGGTGACTGGGTGCAGGTGCGCCGGGCGAGCGGTCAGCCGGCGTGGGTGGCGGGCTGGCTGGTGCGGGTGGAGGCGGCCCCGGCGACGGCGGCCCCGGCCCAACCGGCTGGGGCGTTCGGGGGTCAGGTGGCGGTGGTTACTGGTTCGACGGTGAATTTGCGGGGTGGTGCGGGCACGAGCCACCCGGTGGTGGGTCAGGCGGCCCAGGGTGTACGGCTGCCGGTAGTGGGCAAATCGGGTGACTGGGTGCAGGTGCGCCGGGCGAGCGGCCAGCCGGCGTGGGTGGCGGGCTGGCTGATACGGGTGGAGGCGGCCCCGGCTACGGCGGCCCCGGCGCAGCCGCCGCCGGCCCCGGCCCAACCGGCGCCTACAGTACCGGCCACACCTCCCGGTTCCTCGAATCCGGTCACCCCGCCGGACCTTACGGTGCGGGCTCTGGTCGGGACTGCGGTAGTGGACGTGGCTGCGGTGGACATCCGGAGCCAACCCGGACACCAGCACGCGGCCATCGCCCAGGCGACCCGGGGCTTCCGGCTGGCGTTGGTCGCCGAGCGGGGGGACTGGTACCAGATCCGGCTGCCGAGCGGCACCGTCGGTTGGCTGGAATCTTCAACGGTGCGGGCGGAGATCGACACTTCCGACCTTCCTCCGGTAGACGGCGGCACCGACCCGCAACCGGATCGCGGCGGCGAGATTTCGTTCGACGCCAGGCTGTCCGGAGATCGGGTGATCATCACGGTCAGTTCCACGGCGCCCATTGAGTATACGGCTTTTCGCCTGCCGAACCCCGGCCGGATCGTAATCGACGTTGATGGTTCTGCCGGCGGGCAGGTACCGGCCAGCCAGACCCTGCAGTCACCTGTGGTGGGAGCGATCAGGACCGGGGAAGCGGACGGGCGCTTCCGATTGGCCTGCGACGTCCCACAGGGGCTTGCCTATACCCGCTACCGGACAGAGCTTGCGGCGGACCGGCGGACTCTGACGGTGGAGATCTTCGCGGTGGGGAACATAATGCAGGACCGGGTGATCGTCCTTGACGCCGGACATGGCGGACGCGATCCGGGCGCGATTGGTCCCACCGGTGTGCGGGAAAAAGACGTCATCTTGGCCATCACTCTGGAGGCAGCCCGCCTACTCAGACAGCAGGGAGCCGAGGTGATTCTGACCCGCCAATCGGATGCGGCCGTGGAACTCCTGCAGCGAGCCGAGATCGCGAACCAGGCCGGCGCCGACGTATTCGTCAGCATTCACGGCAACGCTAACGTTGATCGCTCCAAGCACGGCACCAGCACCTACTGGTGGCCCTATCCGGACGTCACGACTCCGGGCCAAATTGCCGCCAGAGAGAGACTGGCGGGTGCGCTTCAGGCCGCCCTGTTGGGCGAGTTGCAAAGGCACGACCTCGGCCTGTACCAGGCGCGGTTCGCGGTTCTGCGGGCCACGAACATGCCGTCCGTTTTGTTGGAGGTGGCCTTTGTGTCAAACCCCGTTGAGGAGAGGCTCCTGGCCGACCCTGCCTTTCAGAACCGGGCCGCGGCGGCCATTGCTGCCGGATTGCAGGCTTACTTCCAGGAATACTGA
- the rph gene encoding ribonuclease PH, whose translation MIRVDGRTPAEMRPVYITRHYNKHAEGSALIEVGDTRVICTASIDSRLPPFLKGAGKGWVTAEYGMLPRATGVRGIRESVKGQPGGRSLEIQRLIGRSLRAVVDLNALGERTVILDCDVIQADGGTRTAAITGSFVALVDALQTVVTEGLTPRLPVLDYVAATSVGLFEGEAVLDLCFAEDSAAAVDFNVVMTGAGRFVEVQGTGEGTAFERADIDRLLDLAAVGIRSLVEQQRTVLGSLAEEIERRRGS comes from the coding sequence ATGATTCGAGTGGATGGCCGGACCCCGGCCGAGATGCGCCCGGTGTACATTACCCGGCACTACAACAAGCACGCCGAAGGCTCCGCATTGATTGAGGTGGGTGATACCCGCGTGATCTGCACGGCCAGTATCGACTCCCGGTTGCCCCCGTTTTTGAAAGGCGCGGGCAAGGGCTGGGTGACCGCGGAATATGGAATGCTGCCCCGGGCCACCGGGGTCCGGGGAATCCGGGAAAGCGTGAAGGGTCAACCCGGGGGGCGCAGCCTGGAAATTCAAAGACTGATCGGCCGTTCCCTGCGGGCGGTGGTCGATCTGAACGCCCTGGGGGAGCGTACCGTCATCCTGGACTGTGACGTGATTCAGGCCGACGGCGGGACCCGGACGGCCGCGATCACCGGGAGTTTCGTGGCCTTGGTCGACGCCCTGCAAACCGTGGTCACCGAGGGATTGACCCCGCGTCTGCCGGTACTGGACTACGTGGCGGCGACCAGCGTGGGCCTGTTTGAGGGGGAGGCCGTCCTTGATCTTTGTTTTGCGGAAGACTCGGCGGCGGCGGTTGACTTTAACGTGGTGATGACCGGGGCGGGCCGTTTCGTGGAAGTGCAGGGCACCGGAGAAGGGACGGCATTTGAACGGGCCGACATCGACCGGTTGCTGGACCTGGCGGCTGTCGGAATCCGGAGCCTGGTGGAGCAACAGCGGACGGTCTTGGGTTCGCTGGCCGAAGAGATTGAAAGGCGGAGAGGGAGCTAG
- the murI gene encoding glutamate racemase, whose protein sequence is MAKGTVGLFDSGVGGLTVVREATELLPGKRLVYFGDTAHVPYGDKSADELLSYAEQIIGFLCSQGADYIIFACNTSSAVSLRLMRDRFPVPMIGLIEPGAAEAVRRSAAGRIGLIATEATVKAGAYARAVSALNRNCTVFSQAAPRLVPLVESGEVDTPAAERAVREYLEPLQEQRMDTLILGCTHYPFLRGVIERVLGPEVVLVDPAAATVHAARLDMLRRGCSADTGQAQPEPDAALVRYFVSGNAGAFRAVAGRFLGRTPASVWEICLLG, encoded by the coding sequence TTGGCAAAAGGCACGGTCGGCCTGTTTGATTCCGGGGTGGGGGGGCTGACGGTTGTCCGGGAAGCAACTGAATTGTTGCCGGGAAAGCGGCTGGTTTACTTCGGTGACACCGCCCACGTTCCGTACGGGGACAAAAGCGCAGACGAATTGCTGTCCTACGCGGAACAGATCATCGGTTTTCTTTGCAGTCAAGGGGCCGATTACATTATATTTGCATGCAATACCAGTTCTGCGGTTTCCCTCCGGCTGATGCGCGACCGTTTTCCGGTACCGATGATCGGTCTGATCGAGCCTGGAGCAGCCGAAGCTGTGCGCCGGTCGGCGGCCGGCCGCATCGGCCTGATTGCCACCGAGGCGACCGTGAAAGCAGGCGCCTATGCCCGGGCGGTATCGGCCCTAAACCGGAACTGCACCGTGTTCAGCCAGGCCGCGCCGCGCCTGGTGCCCCTGGTCGAGTCCGGGGAAGTCGACACTCCCGCGGCCGAACGTGCGGTGCGCGAATACTTGGAACCCCTGCAAGAACAACGCATGGACACCTTGATCTTGGGTTGCACCCACTACCCGTTCCTGCGGGGCGTGATTGAACGGGTACTTGGTCCCGAGGTGGTGCTCGTGGACCCTGCGGCCGCTACCGTGCACGCCGCGCGGCTGGACATGCTCCGGCGGGGGTGTTCGGCGGACACCGGCCAGGCGCAGCCCGAGCCTGACGCCGCCCTGGTCCGCTACTTCGTGAGCGGGAACGCCGGCGCTTTTCGGGCGGTGGCCGGCCGCTTTCTAGGCCGGACGCCGGCATCGGTTTGGGAGATTTGTCTTCTCGGCTGA
- a CDS encoding peptidoglycan-binding protein, translated as MWWKALFLFLAFSLTAGPAEGGEFHLVCPLNCEHQRPLYVDSAGLLEGDDVRELQKQLQAAGLFRGPVSGAYGPVTAEAVRSLQEANGIEPSGVVNAETWYLIALMSTPVKTGEPLPPPTGEVEIIIDVQKRTLTVIENGYPYKQFPCAVGKSETPTPVGNWSIRRKARNWGTGFGTRWLGLNVDWGIYGIHGTNKPYSIGTRASHGCIRMFNRHIEELFPWVEEGTPVHIVGNIMGTTHRPTLVHGDRESGVLEMQRLMQKHGYYDGPIDGIFGSGLQKAVVQFRKDHNLRHDNRVDREMYDLLGL; from the coding sequence ATGTGGTGGAAAGCGCTTTTTCTGTTTCTGGCCTTTTCTCTGACCGCCGGTCCGGCTGAAGGCGGGGAGTTCCACCTGGTTTGCCCGCTGAATTGCGAGCACCAGCGTCCGCTCTACGTGGACAGTGCCGGACTCCTGGAGGGCGATGACGTCCGTGAACTCCAGAAACAACTTCAGGCCGCCGGTCTGTTCCGGGGACCGGTAAGCGGCGCGTACGGCCCGGTTACCGCCGAAGCGGTCAGAAGCCTGCAGGAGGCAAACGGAATTGAACCCAGCGGGGTGGTCAACGCCGAAACCTGGTACCTGATCGCCCTGATGTCCACCCCGGTGAAGACTGGTGAACCGCTGCCCCCGCCCACCGGCGAGGTGGAAATCATCATCGACGTCCAGAAACGCACCCTGACCGTAATCGAGAACGGCTACCCGTATAAGCAGTTCCCGTGCGCCGTCGGTAAGAGCGAAACCCCTACCCCGGTGGGCAACTGGAGCATCCGGCGCAAGGCGAGGAACTGGGGCACCGGTTTCGGCACCCGGTGGTTGGGATTGAACGTCGACTGGGGCATCTACGGCATTCACGGCACCAACAAGCCCTACTCCATCGGCACCCGGGCCAGCCACGGCTGCATCCGGATGTTCAACCGGCACATCGAGGAACTCTTTCCGTGGGTTGAAGAGGGCACGCCTGTGCACATCGTGGGCAACATCATGGGCACCACGCACCGTCCCACTCTGGTCCACGGGGACCGCGAATCCGGGGTGCTGGAAATGCAGCGCCTGATGCAAAAGCACGGGTATTATGACGGTCCCATCGACGGCATTTTCGGCTCCGGCCTCCAGAAAGCGGTGGTCCAGTTCCGCAAGGACCACAACCTGCGCCACGACAACCGGGTGGACCGTGAGATGTACGACCTGTTGGGCCTCTAA
- a CDS encoding 2-hydroxyacyl-CoA dehydratase, translated as MTRRIGITTTIPSEVVFAAGWVPVDLNNVFIASADPRRLVEEAEVAGYPRNICAWIKGIYATVLRDRTLDTVIAVTQGDCSNTHALMETLQLAGVRVIPFAYPFDRDYDLLKLQIEKLMDYFGVNWPAVRETRSRLAEIRGAVRELDRLTWEENRVGGWDNHFYQVTCSDFDGDPESFGARVNSFLSRVRQAPPRGGEIRLAYIGVPPINADIYGFLEQLGARVVFNETQRQFAMPFDTDDLVEQYRLYTYPYGIFFRLADVKRELERRSVRGVIHYAQSFCFRQIEDLIVRHKLRMPVLTVEGDNPGPLDARTRVRLEAFMEMLRQGGSD; from the coding sequence GTGACCAGGCGGATAGGCATCACCACCACCATTCCGAGCGAGGTTGTGTTCGCGGCCGGATGGGTGCCGGTGGACTTAAACAACGTATTCATTGCCAGTGCCGATCCCCGGCGTCTGGTGGAGGAGGCCGAGGTTGCGGGGTACCCGCGCAACATCTGCGCCTGGATTAAGGGGATCTACGCCACGGTGCTGCGGGACCGGACTCTCGACACCGTGATCGCCGTCACTCAGGGTGATTGCAGCAATACCCACGCCCTCATGGAGACCCTGCAACTGGCCGGGGTGCGCGTCATTCCCTTCGCTTACCCTTTTGACCGGGACTATGACCTTTTAAAGCTGCAGATCGAAAAACTGATGGACTATTTTGGGGTGAACTGGCCGGCGGTGCGGGAGACCCGTTCCAGACTGGCCGAAATCCGGGGGGCGGTACGGGAGCTGGACCGGCTGACTTGGGAGGAAAACCGGGTGGGAGGCTGGGACAACCATTTCTACCAGGTGACGTGCAGCGACTTTGACGGAGACCCGGAGTCGTTCGGAGCCAGGGTGAACAGTTTTCTGAGCCGGGTGCGGCAAGCCCCTCCCCGGGGCGGGGAGATCCGCCTGGCTTATATCGGGGTGCCGCCGATCAACGCCGATATCTACGGGTTTCTGGAGCAACTGGGGGCCCGCGTGGTCTTCAACGAAACGCAGCGCCAGTTCGCCATGCCCTTTGACACGGACGACCTGGTGGAGCAGTACCGCTTGTACACCTACCCCTACGGTATCTTTTTCCGGCTCGCGGACGTCAAACGCGAACTGGAGCGGCGGTCGGTGCGCGGCGTGATTCACTACGCGCAGAGTTTTTGCTTCCGTCAGATTGAGGACCTTATCGTCCGTCATAAATTGCGGATGCCGGTGCTTACCGTCGAGGGGGACAACCCCGGGCCGTTGGACGCCCGTACCCGGGTGCGCCTGGAGGCGTTTATGGAAATGCTTCGGCAAGGGGGATCGGATTGA
- a CDS encoding MBL fold metallo-hydrolase, with amino-acid sequence MNITVLGCWAPYPRAGGACSGYLLREGEILVLLEAGNGSFSRLTAAVDFRALSAAIVSHFHLDHCADLFCLRHALKGARRDGSRTEPLTLFVPQEPQIEFERLAGDNEVFTVRTIESLPRRGDRRVAFVGSLEIEFLPTRHSLPGYGVAVGDSVGERFVYSGDTACFPELARHWAGAGLLLCEATGLARDLAQLKAVHLTSIQAGELARQSGAARLVLTHFWPEYDPAVLAAEAAEAFGSRVLAAREGESYSL; translated from the coding sequence TTGAACATCACGGTTTTGGGGTGCTGGGCGCCCTACCCGCGGGCCGGGGGCGCCTGTTCGGGTTACCTGCTGCGGGAGGGAGAAATCTTGGTCCTGCTGGAGGCTGGGAACGGGAGTTTCAGCCGTCTGACGGCGGCGGTCGATTTCCGCGCGCTGTCCGCCGCCATCGTTTCCCATTTCCACCTTGACCACTGCGCCGACCTTTTCTGCCTGCGGCACGCGCTGAAAGGCGCCAGGAGGGACGGCAGCCGGACGGAGCCGCTCACTTTGTTCGTGCCGCAAGAGCCGCAGATTGAATTTGAGCGCCTGGCCGGGGATAACGAAGTCTTCACGGTCCGGACGATCGAGAGTCTCCCCCGGAGAGGAGATCGGCGAGTGGCTTTCGTCGGGAGCCTGGAGATTGAGTTTTTGCCTACGCGCCACTCCCTTCCCGGTTACGGGGTAGCGGTCGGTGATAGCGTAGGGGAAAGGTTCGTCTACTCGGGAGACACCGCCTGCTTTCCGGAACTGGCTCGTCACTGGGCGGGGGCGGGGCTTTTGCTGTGTGAGGCCACGGGCTTGGCACGCGACCTTGCCCAACTCAAAGCCGTACACCTGACCTCCATTCAGGCTGGGGAGTTGGCCCGGCAAAGTGGAGCCGCCCGTCTGGTTTTGACCCACTTTTGGCCGGAATACGACCCTGCGGTCTTGGCGGCGGAGGCGGCGGAGGCCTTTGGAAGCCGGGTGCTGGCGGCTCGCGAGGGTGAGAGTTACAGCCTGTGA
- a CDS encoding quinate 5-dehydrogenase, translated as MKRVVSVSLGSSRRNKTVRVELLGEEFEISRVGTDGDFRKALATLRELDGKVDAIGLGGIDVFLFIRDRRYAIRDGLKLMNAVRRTPVVDGSSLKRTLEREVVLHLSRNTDLIPPGTPVLMVSAADRFGMAQAFVDAGCRTVFGDLIFVLGIPYPIRTVDLLEKLARVILPVATRLPFQLLYPTGKKQDLINESKSRRFASYYQEARVVAGDFHLIRRYLPPTLDGKAIVTNTTTSADVELLRERGASHLVTTTPEYEGRSFGTNVLEGVFVALIGKPWDQIRHEEYLELLRRLDFKPRIVELN; from the coding sequence TTGAAAAGGGTGGTCAGTGTCAGCCTGGGGTCCTCCCGGCGCAACAAGACCGTACGGGTTGAACTTTTGGGTGAGGAATTCGAAATCAGCCGCGTCGGAACCGACGGGGACTTCCGGAAGGCTCTGGCCACACTTCGCGAATTGGACGGAAAGGTCGATGCCATCGGATTGGGGGGCATCGACGTTTTTTTGTTCATCCGTGACCGCCGGTACGCCATCCGCGACGGCTTGAAACTGATGAACGCCGTGCGGCGGACGCCGGTGGTCGACGGCAGCAGCCTGAAACGGACGTTGGAGCGTGAGGTGGTCCTTCACCTGTCCCGAAATACCGACCTGATCCCCCCCGGCACCCCGGTGCTGATGGTCAGCGCGGCCGACCGCTTCGGCATGGCCCAGGCGTTCGTGGACGCCGGCTGCCGCACTGTCTTCGGGGACTTGATCTTCGTTCTCGGCATCCCCTACCCGATCCGTACCGTGGACCTGCTGGAGAAGCTGGCCCGGGTGATCCTCCCGGTGGCGACCAGACTGCCCTTCCAACTGCTCTACCCGACCGGAAAAAAACAGGATCTGATCAATGAATCCAAAAGTCGCCGTTTTGCGTCCTATTATCAGGAGGCCCGGGTGGTGGCCGGCGATTTTCACCTGATCCGGCGCTATCTGCCGCCCACCCTGGACGGGAAGGCCATCGTGACGAACACGACCACCAGCGCGGACGTGGAACTGCTGCGGGAGCGCGGGGCTTCACACCTGGTCACGACCACCCCCGAGTACGAGGGCCGCTCCTTCGGGACGAATGTTCTGGAGGGTGTGTTCGTGGCCCTGATCGGCAAGCCGTGGGACCAGATCCGCCACGAAGAATACCTGGAACTCCTGCGGCGGCTGGACTTCAAGCCCAGGATCGTCGAGTTGAATTAA
- a CDS encoding XTP/dITP diphosphatase has product MARLVLATRNEGKVREMAALLAPLGVAVVSLSSFPEIEEIPEDGDTFEANALTKARVVAARTGQPALADDSGLEVDVLDGAPGVHSALFAGEPRDDGRNNEKLLRLLEGVPWDKRQARFRCVIALVTTEGIERLTEGTCEGFIGYGLRGTQGFGYDPLFYVPEYGMTFGELDLATKNRISHRGRALTKALGAVAELLALQKL; this is encoded by the coding sequence ATGGCGCGGTTGGTGCTGGCGACCAGGAACGAAGGCAAAGTCAGGGAAATGGCGGCCCTGCTGGCCCCGCTAGGGGTCGCGGTCGTCTCGCTTTCATCCTTCCCGGAGATCGAAGAGATTCCCGAGGACGGTGATACCTTTGAAGCGAACGCCCTGACCAAGGCCCGGGTGGTGGCGGCCCGGACCGGGCAGCCGGCCCTGGCGGATGACTCGGGTTTGGAGGTGGATGTGCTGGACGGTGCGCCTGGGGTGCACTCTGCGCTTTTCGCCGGGGAACCCCGGGATGACGGCCGCAACAACGAAAAACTGCTCCGCCTTCTGGAAGGGGTGCCGTGGGACAAGAGGCAGGCCCGCTTCCGTTGCGTAATTGCTTTGGTGACCACGGAGGGAATCGAGCGGCTTACGGAGGGAACCTGTGAGGGGTTCATCGGGTACGGGCTGCGGGGAACCCAAGGCTTTGGGTACGACCCCCTGTTCTATGTGCCTGAGTATGGCATGACGTTTGGAGAACTTGACTTGGCGACCAAAAACCGGATCAGCCACCGCGGCCGCGCCCTCACCAAGGCCCTCGGGGCGGTCGCCGAGCTGCTGGCGCTTCAAAAACTTTGA